A part of Denticeps clupeoides unplaced genomic scaffold, fDenClu1.1, whole genome shotgun sequence genomic DNA contains:
- the kif23 gene encoding kinesin-like protein KIF23 isoform X2 — MMIRPVRGKTPRRPAPKKAGSSSQKDPVGVYCRVRPLNSDEGVECCIEVISSSAIQLHAPDGLKANRNGEFKETQYSFKKVFGVTTSQKELFEDVAKPLVDDLIHGKNGLLFTYGVTGSGKTFTMTGSAGQGGLLPRALDMIFNSVGPYQAKRFVFKPDDKNGMEVQNQVDALLERQKRDLHLAVPKTPTTRIRMDPEFGDMIRPDEACKGEGVDEDSSFSVFVSYIEIYNNYIYDLLEEVPFDPIKPKPPQSKILREDQNHNMYVAGCTEVEVKSTDEAFDIFWKGQKRRRIANTQLNRESSRSHSVFIIKVAQAPLDADGDNVLQDKNQVSVAQLCLVDLAGSERTSRTRAEGSRLREAGNINQSLMTLRTCIEVLRENQMCGTNKMVPYRDSKVTHLFKNYFDGEGKVRMVVCVNPNADDYEETMLVMRFAEMTQEVEVARPVDRPICGFAAGRRQRNQAFKEELSRRLEERGGPLEGDPPATLNQLLLSLPPLPPCEILDASDDHTLPRLMEVLEARRRIRQALSEEHKKTANKLRSMLQDLDGNLNGKENFIHQQRGRLEERDRTIESQKTEIDRLEKKNKLLESKIDVLQKTTNIYQEDKRSLQHELDSRAQQLQRELSDKRRMEARMQGMVTDTKLKWEKECERRVNAKQLEMQNKLWVKDEKLKQLKAIVTETKTEKPQRPSREKDRLPAKRSASPSPVPCPSHVPQHLSPDHALLDYSHTHQRPGDHSSVPQSSRPGRRRRVRYHSPEWQVDQDEVAGDRTAAPVRPTHRRSHSAGGDRWVDHKPASNVDLDTVMQPNLPNAIKVTTPSEKALSKCDKYVLTHQEVASDGEIQTKLIKGEVFKTRGGGQAVQFTDIETLRQEAPAVPSRKRRSSEGNCAQQDERMDGDWTDTETRCSYAVERRAGSNLGPGYQHHGYQKRRKP, encoded by the exons ATGATGATCAGGCCTGT GCGGGGTAAAACCCCCCGGAGACCCGCTCCAAAAAAGGCCGGCAGCAGCAGCCAGAAGGACCCGGTCGGA GTGTACTGTCGAGTTCGACCTCTGAACTCTGATGAAGGTGTGGAATGCTGCATTGAGGTCATCAGCAGCAGCGCCATACAGCTGCACGCACCGGATGGACTCAAAGCCAACCGCAACGGCGAGTTtaaggag ACCCAGTACTCCTTCAAGAAGGTGTTTGGCGTCACGACGTCCCAGAAGGAGCTCTTTGAAGATGTTGCGAAGCCGCTTGTGGATGATCTCATCCATGGTAAAAATG GCCTGCTGTTCACGTACGGCGTGACGGGCAGTGGGAAGACGTTCACCATGACTGGCTCTGCTGGGCAGGGTGGACTCCTCCCTCGCGCCCTGGACATGATCTTTAACAGCGTTGGTCCATACCAGGCCAAGAGATTT GTTTTCAAGCCTGATGATAAGAACGGCATGGAGGTGCAGAACCAGGTTGACGCTCTTCTGGAGCGCCAGAAGAGGGACCTTCACTTGGCAGTGCCAAAAACTCCCACCACGAG AATTCGCATGGATCCAGAGTTTGGAGACATGATCAGGCCAGATGAGGCCTGCAAGGGCGAGGGGGTGGACGAGGACAGCAGCTTCAGCGTCTTTGTCTCCTACATCGAGATCTACAACAACTACATCTACGACCTTCTGGAGGAGGTCCCCTTTGATCCAATTAAACCCAA acctCCACAGTCCAAGATTCTCCGTGAAGACCAAAACCACAACATGTACGTGGCCGGTTGTACGGAGGTGGAGGTGAAGTCCACTGACGAAGCTTTTGACATCTTCTGGAAAG GTCAGAAAAGACGTAGAATTGCCAACACTCAGCTGAACCGGGAGTCCAGTCGGTCCCACAGTGTCTTCATAATTAAAGTGGCTCAGGCCCCCCTGGACGCGGACGGGGACAACGTGCTGCAG GATAAGAACCAGGTGAGCGTCGCTCAGCTCTGCCTGGTGGACCTGGCGGGCAGCGAGCGCACCAGTCGGACCCGCGCCGAGGGCAGCCGGCTGCGCGAagcag GCAACATCAACCAGTCTCTGATGACCCTGCGCACCTGCATCGAGGTTCTCCGCGAGAACCAGATGTGCGGCACCAACAAG ATGGTGCCGTACCGCGACTCTAAAGTCACCCACCTGTTTAAGAACTATTTTGACGGCGAGGGGAAGGTGCGCATGGTCGTGTGCGTCAACCCGAACGCCGACGACTACGAGGAGACGATG CTGGTGATGCGCTTCGCCGAGATGAcgcaggaggtggaggtggcgCGACCCGTGGACCGGCCCATCTGCGGCTTCGCCGCCGGCCGCAGGCAGAGGAACCAGGCCTTCAAGGAGGAGCTGTCTCGCCGTCTGGAGGAGCGCGGTGGCCCGCTGGAAGGAG ACCCCCCCGCCACGCTGAaccagctgctgctgagccTCCCGCCGCTGCCCCCCTGCGAGATCTTGGACGCCAGCGATGACCACACCCTCCCCAGGCTGATGGAGGTGCTGGAGGCCCGGCGCAGGATCCGCCAGGCGCTGAGCGAGGAGCACAAGAAGACTG CCAACAAGCTGAGGTCCATGCTGCAGGATCTGGACGGCAACCTTAACGGCAAAGAGAACTTCATCCACCAGCAGCGAGGGAGGCTGGAGGAACGGGACAGGACCATCGAGAGCCAGAAGACCGAGATCGATCGTCTGGAGAAGAAGAATAAACTGCTGGAGTCCAAG ATCGACGTCCTGCAGAAGACCACCAACATCTACCAGGAGGACAAGCGCTCCCTGCAGCATGAGCTGGACAGCCGGGCGCAGCAGCTGCAGCGGGAGCTCTCCGACAAGAGGCGCATGGAGGCGCGCATGCAGGGCATGGTGACCGACACCAAGCTCAAGTGGGAGAAGGAGTGT GAGCGGCGCGTCAACGCCAAACAGCTGGAGATGCAGAACAAGCTGTGGGTGAAGGACGAGAAGCTGAAGCAGCTGAAGGCCATCGTCACCGAGACCAAGACTGAGAAGCCGCAGCGGCCGTCCCGCGAGAAGGACCGCCTGCCGGCCAAGAGATCCGCGTCGCCGTCGCCCGTCCCC TGTCCCAGCCACGTTCCCCAGCACCTGtcccctgaccacgccctcttAGACTACAGCCACACCCATCAGAGACCCGGAGACCACTCCTCCGTCCCGCAGAGTAGCAGGCCAGGTAGACGGAGGCGGGTCCGGTACCACAGTCCCGAGTGGCAGGTAGACCAGGACGAGGTGGCGGGTGACAGG ACCGCCGCTCCGGTGCGTCCCACGCACCGCCGCTCTCACTCCGCCGGCGGGGACCGGTGGGTCGACCATAAACCCGCCTCCAACGTGGACCTGGACACGGTCATGCAGCCCAACCTCCCCAACGCCATCAAGGTGACGACGCCCAGCGAGAAGGCGCTGTCCAAGTGTGACAAGTACGTCCTGACACATCAGGAGGTGGCGTCGGACGGCGAGATCCAGACCAAGCTGATCAAG ggTGAAGTGTTTAAAACTCGAGGCGGGGGACAGGCAGTCCAGTTCACAGACATCGAGACCCTGAGACAGGAAGCCCCCGCAGTCCCCAG CCGTAAGAGGAGGTCCTCCGAGGGCAACTGTGCTCAGCAAGACGAACGCATGGACGGAGACTGGACAGACACCGAGACCAGA TGCTCGTATGCTGTGGAGAGGAGAGCCGGGTCAAATTTGGGTCCTGGATACCAGCATCATGGCTATCAGAA GCGCCGgaagccctga
- the kif23 gene encoding kinesin-like protein KIF23 isoform X4, with protein sequence MMIRPVRGKTPRRPAPKKAGSSSQKDPVGVYCRVRPLNSDEGVECCIEVISSSAIQLHAPDGLKANRNGEFKETQYSFKKVFGVTTSQKELFEDVAKPLVDDLIHGKNGLLFTYGVTGSGKTFTMTGSAGQGGLLPRALDMIFNSVGPYQAKRFVFKPDDKNGMEVQNQVDALLERQKRDLHLAVPKTPTTRIRMDPEFGDMIRPDEACKGEGVDEDSSFSVFVSYIEIYNNYIYDLLEEVPFDPIKPKPPQSKILREDQNHNMYVAGCTEVEVKSTDEAFDIFWKGQKRRRIANTQLNRESSRSHSVFIIKVAQAPLDADGDNVLQDKNQVSVAQLCLVDLAGSERTSRTRAEGSRLREAGNINQSLMTLRTCIEVLRENQMCGTNKMVPYRDSKVTHLFKNYFDGEGKVRMVVCVNPNADDYEETMLVMRFAEMTQEVEVARPVDRPICGFAAGRRQRNQAFKEELSRRLEERGGPLEGDPPATLNQLLLSLPPLPPCEILDASDDHTLPRLMEVLEARRRIRQALSEEHKKTANKLRSMLQDLDGNLNGKENFIHQQRGRLEERDRTIESQKTEIDRLEKKNKLLESKIDVLQKTTNIYQEDKRSLQHELDSRAQQLQRELSDKRRMEARMQGMVTDTKLKWEKECERRVNAKQLEMQNKLWVKDEKLKQLKAIVTETKTEKPQRPSREKDRLPAKRSASPSPVPTAAPVRPTHRRSHSAGGDRWVDHKPASNVDLDTVMQPNLPNAIKVTTPSEKALSKCDKYVLTHQEVASDGEIQTKLIKGEVFKTRGGGQAVQFTDIETLRQEAPAVPSRKRRSSEGNCAQQDERMDGDWTDTETRCSYAVERRAGSNLGPGYQHHGYQKRRKP encoded by the exons ATGATGATCAGGCCTGT GCGGGGTAAAACCCCCCGGAGACCCGCTCCAAAAAAGGCCGGCAGCAGCAGCCAGAAGGACCCGGTCGGA GTGTACTGTCGAGTTCGACCTCTGAACTCTGATGAAGGTGTGGAATGCTGCATTGAGGTCATCAGCAGCAGCGCCATACAGCTGCACGCACCGGATGGACTCAAAGCCAACCGCAACGGCGAGTTtaaggag ACCCAGTACTCCTTCAAGAAGGTGTTTGGCGTCACGACGTCCCAGAAGGAGCTCTTTGAAGATGTTGCGAAGCCGCTTGTGGATGATCTCATCCATGGTAAAAATG GCCTGCTGTTCACGTACGGCGTGACGGGCAGTGGGAAGACGTTCACCATGACTGGCTCTGCTGGGCAGGGTGGACTCCTCCCTCGCGCCCTGGACATGATCTTTAACAGCGTTGGTCCATACCAGGCCAAGAGATTT GTTTTCAAGCCTGATGATAAGAACGGCATGGAGGTGCAGAACCAGGTTGACGCTCTTCTGGAGCGCCAGAAGAGGGACCTTCACTTGGCAGTGCCAAAAACTCCCACCACGAG AATTCGCATGGATCCAGAGTTTGGAGACATGATCAGGCCAGATGAGGCCTGCAAGGGCGAGGGGGTGGACGAGGACAGCAGCTTCAGCGTCTTTGTCTCCTACATCGAGATCTACAACAACTACATCTACGACCTTCTGGAGGAGGTCCCCTTTGATCCAATTAAACCCAA acctCCACAGTCCAAGATTCTCCGTGAAGACCAAAACCACAACATGTACGTGGCCGGTTGTACGGAGGTGGAGGTGAAGTCCACTGACGAAGCTTTTGACATCTTCTGGAAAG GTCAGAAAAGACGTAGAATTGCCAACACTCAGCTGAACCGGGAGTCCAGTCGGTCCCACAGTGTCTTCATAATTAAAGTGGCTCAGGCCCCCCTGGACGCGGACGGGGACAACGTGCTGCAG GATAAGAACCAGGTGAGCGTCGCTCAGCTCTGCCTGGTGGACCTGGCGGGCAGCGAGCGCACCAGTCGGACCCGCGCCGAGGGCAGCCGGCTGCGCGAagcag GCAACATCAACCAGTCTCTGATGACCCTGCGCACCTGCATCGAGGTTCTCCGCGAGAACCAGATGTGCGGCACCAACAAG ATGGTGCCGTACCGCGACTCTAAAGTCACCCACCTGTTTAAGAACTATTTTGACGGCGAGGGGAAGGTGCGCATGGTCGTGTGCGTCAACCCGAACGCCGACGACTACGAGGAGACGATG CTGGTGATGCGCTTCGCCGAGATGAcgcaggaggtggaggtggcgCGACCCGTGGACCGGCCCATCTGCGGCTTCGCCGCCGGCCGCAGGCAGAGGAACCAGGCCTTCAAGGAGGAGCTGTCTCGCCGTCTGGAGGAGCGCGGTGGCCCGCTGGAAGGAG ACCCCCCCGCCACGCTGAaccagctgctgctgagccTCCCGCCGCTGCCCCCCTGCGAGATCTTGGACGCCAGCGATGACCACACCCTCCCCAGGCTGATGGAGGTGCTGGAGGCCCGGCGCAGGATCCGCCAGGCGCTGAGCGAGGAGCACAAGAAGACTG CCAACAAGCTGAGGTCCATGCTGCAGGATCTGGACGGCAACCTTAACGGCAAAGAGAACTTCATCCACCAGCAGCGAGGGAGGCTGGAGGAACGGGACAGGACCATCGAGAGCCAGAAGACCGAGATCGATCGTCTGGAGAAGAAGAATAAACTGCTGGAGTCCAAG ATCGACGTCCTGCAGAAGACCACCAACATCTACCAGGAGGACAAGCGCTCCCTGCAGCATGAGCTGGACAGCCGGGCGCAGCAGCTGCAGCGGGAGCTCTCCGACAAGAGGCGCATGGAGGCGCGCATGCAGGGCATGGTGACCGACACCAAGCTCAAGTGGGAGAAGGAGTGT GAGCGGCGCGTCAACGCCAAACAGCTGGAGATGCAGAACAAGCTGTGGGTGAAGGACGAGAAGCTGAAGCAGCTGAAGGCCATCGTCACCGAGACCAAGACTGAGAAGCCGCAGCGGCCGTCCCGCGAGAAGGACCGCCTGCCGGCCAAGAGATCCGCGTCGCCGTCGCCCGTCCCC ACCGCCGCTCCGGTGCGTCCCACGCACCGCCGCTCTCACTCCGCCGGCGGGGACCGGTGGGTCGACCATAAACCCGCCTCCAACGTGGACCTGGACACGGTCATGCAGCCCAACCTCCCCAACGCCATCAAGGTGACGACGCCCAGCGAGAAGGCGCTGTCCAAGTGTGACAAGTACGTCCTGACACATCAGGAGGTGGCGTCGGACGGCGAGATCCAGACCAAGCTGATCAAG ggTGAAGTGTTTAAAACTCGAGGCGGGGGACAGGCAGTCCAGTTCACAGACATCGAGACCCTGAGACAGGAAGCCCCCGCAGTCCCCAG CCGTAAGAGGAGGTCCTCCGAGGGCAACTGTGCTCAGCAAGACGAACGCATGGACGGAGACTGGACAGACACCGAGACCAGA TGCTCGTATGCTGTGGAGAGGAGAGCCGGGTCAAATTTGGGTCCTGGATACCAGCATCATGGCTATCAGAA GCGCCGgaagccctga
- the kif23 gene encoding kinesin-like protein KIF23 isoform X3 — MMIRPVRGKTPRRPAPKKAGSSSQKDPVGVYCRVRPLNSDEGVECCIEVISSSAIQLHAPDGLKANRNGEFKETQYSFKKVFGVTTSQKELFEDVAKPLVDDLIHGKNGLLFTYGVTGSGKTFTMTGSAGQGGLLPRALDMIFNSVGPYQAKRFVFKPDDKNGMEVQNQVDALLERQKRDLHLAVPKTPTTRIRMDPEFGDMIRPDEACKGEGVDEDSSFSVFVSYIEIYNNYIYDLLEEVPFDPIKPKWNGGGTPLRTNTEFIPPQSKILREDQNHNMYVAGCTEVEVKSTDEAFDIFWKGQKRRRIANTQLNRESSRSHSVFIIKVAQAPLDADGDNVLQDKNQVSVAQLCLVDLAGSERTSRTRAEGSRLREAGNINQSLMTLRTCIEVLRENQMCGTNKMVPYRDSKVTHLFKNYFDGEGKVRMVVCVNPNADDYEETMLVMRFAEMTQEVEVARPVDRPICGFAAGRRQRNQAFKEELSRRLEERGGPLEGDPPATLNQLLLSLPPLPPCEILDASDDHTLPRLMEVLEARRRIRQALSEEHKKTANKLRSMLQDLDGNLNGKENFIHQQRGRLEERDRTIESQKTEIDRLEKKNKLLESKIDVLQKTTNIYQEDKRSLQHELDSRAQQLQRELSDKRRMEARMQGMVTDTKLKWEKECERRVNAKQLEMQNKLWVKDEKLKQLKAIVTETKTEKPQRPSREKDRLPAKRSASPSPVPTAAPVRPTHRRSHSAGGDRWVDHKPASNVDLDTVMQPNLPNAIKVTTPSEKALSKCDKYVLTHQEVASDGEIQTKLIKGEVFKTRGGGQAVQFTDIETLRQEAPAVPSRKRRSSEGNCAQQDERMDGDWTDTETRCSYAVERRAGSNLGPGYQHHGYQKRRKP, encoded by the exons ATGATGATCAGGCCTGT GCGGGGTAAAACCCCCCGGAGACCCGCTCCAAAAAAGGCCGGCAGCAGCAGCCAGAAGGACCCGGTCGGA GTGTACTGTCGAGTTCGACCTCTGAACTCTGATGAAGGTGTGGAATGCTGCATTGAGGTCATCAGCAGCAGCGCCATACAGCTGCACGCACCGGATGGACTCAAAGCCAACCGCAACGGCGAGTTtaaggag ACCCAGTACTCCTTCAAGAAGGTGTTTGGCGTCACGACGTCCCAGAAGGAGCTCTTTGAAGATGTTGCGAAGCCGCTTGTGGATGATCTCATCCATGGTAAAAATG GCCTGCTGTTCACGTACGGCGTGACGGGCAGTGGGAAGACGTTCACCATGACTGGCTCTGCTGGGCAGGGTGGACTCCTCCCTCGCGCCCTGGACATGATCTTTAACAGCGTTGGTCCATACCAGGCCAAGAGATTT GTTTTCAAGCCTGATGATAAGAACGGCATGGAGGTGCAGAACCAGGTTGACGCTCTTCTGGAGCGCCAGAAGAGGGACCTTCACTTGGCAGTGCCAAAAACTCCCACCACGAG AATTCGCATGGATCCAGAGTTTGGAGACATGATCAGGCCAGATGAGGCCTGCAAGGGCGAGGGGGTGGACGAGGACAGCAGCTTCAGCGTCTTTGTCTCCTACATCGAGATCTACAACAACTACATCTACGACCTTCTGGAGGAGGTCCCCTTTGATCCAATTAAACCCAA GTGGAACGGTGGAGGCACACCCCTCCGAACCAACACTGAGTTCAT acctCCACAGTCCAAGATTCTCCGTGAAGACCAAAACCACAACATGTACGTGGCCGGTTGTACGGAGGTGGAGGTGAAGTCCACTGACGAAGCTTTTGACATCTTCTGGAAAG GTCAGAAAAGACGTAGAATTGCCAACACTCAGCTGAACCGGGAGTCCAGTCGGTCCCACAGTGTCTTCATAATTAAAGTGGCTCAGGCCCCCCTGGACGCGGACGGGGACAACGTGCTGCAG GATAAGAACCAGGTGAGCGTCGCTCAGCTCTGCCTGGTGGACCTGGCGGGCAGCGAGCGCACCAGTCGGACCCGCGCCGAGGGCAGCCGGCTGCGCGAagcag GCAACATCAACCAGTCTCTGATGACCCTGCGCACCTGCATCGAGGTTCTCCGCGAGAACCAGATGTGCGGCACCAACAAG ATGGTGCCGTACCGCGACTCTAAAGTCACCCACCTGTTTAAGAACTATTTTGACGGCGAGGGGAAGGTGCGCATGGTCGTGTGCGTCAACCCGAACGCCGACGACTACGAGGAGACGATG CTGGTGATGCGCTTCGCCGAGATGAcgcaggaggtggaggtggcgCGACCCGTGGACCGGCCCATCTGCGGCTTCGCCGCCGGCCGCAGGCAGAGGAACCAGGCCTTCAAGGAGGAGCTGTCTCGCCGTCTGGAGGAGCGCGGTGGCCCGCTGGAAGGAG ACCCCCCCGCCACGCTGAaccagctgctgctgagccTCCCGCCGCTGCCCCCCTGCGAGATCTTGGACGCCAGCGATGACCACACCCTCCCCAGGCTGATGGAGGTGCTGGAGGCCCGGCGCAGGATCCGCCAGGCGCTGAGCGAGGAGCACAAGAAGACTG CCAACAAGCTGAGGTCCATGCTGCAGGATCTGGACGGCAACCTTAACGGCAAAGAGAACTTCATCCACCAGCAGCGAGGGAGGCTGGAGGAACGGGACAGGACCATCGAGAGCCAGAAGACCGAGATCGATCGTCTGGAGAAGAAGAATAAACTGCTGGAGTCCAAG ATCGACGTCCTGCAGAAGACCACCAACATCTACCAGGAGGACAAGCGCTCCCTGCAGCATGAGCTGGACAGCCGGGCGCAGCAGCTGCAGCGGGAGCTCTCCGACAAGAGGCGCATGGAGGCGCGCATGCAGGGCATGGTGACCGACACCAAGCTCAAGTGGGAGAAGGAGTGT GAGCGGCGCGTCAACGCCAAACAGCTGGAGATGCAGAACAAGCTGTGGGTGAAGGACGAGAAGCTGAAGCAGCTGAAGGCCATCGTCACCGAGACCAAGACTGAGAAGCCGCAGCGGCCGTCCCGCGAGAAGGACCGCCTGCCGGCCAAGAGATCCGCGTCGCCGTCGCCCGTCCCC ACCGCCGCTCCGGTGCGTCCCACGCACCGCCGCTCTCACTCCGCCGGCGGGGACCGGTGGGTCGACCATAAACCCGCCTCCAACGTGGACCTGGACACGGTCATGCAGCCCAACCTCCCCAACGCCATCAAGGTGACGACGCCCAGCGAGAAGGCGCTGTCCAAGTGTGACAAGTACGTCCTGACACATCAGGAGGTGGCGTCGGACGGCGAGATCCAGACCAAGCTGATCAAG ggTGAAGTGTTTAAAACTCGAGGCGGGGGACAGGCAGTCCAGTTCACAGACATCGAGACCCTGAGACAGGAAGCCCCCGCAGTCCCCAG CCGTAAGAGGAGGTCCTCCGAGGGCAACTGTGCTCAGCAAGACGAACGCATGGACGGAGACTGGACAGACACCGAGACCAGA TGCTCGTATGCTGTGGAGAGGAGAGCCGGGTCAAATTTGGGTCCTGGATACCAGCATCATGGCTATCAGAA GCGCCGgaagccctga
- the kif23 gene encoding kinesin-like protein KIF23 isoform X1, whose translation MMIRPVRGKTPRRPAPKKAGSSSQKDPVGVYCRVRPLNSDEGVECCIEVISSSAIQLHAPDGLKANRNGEFKETQYSFKKVFGVTTSQKELFEDVAKPLVDDLIHGKNGLLFTYGVTGSGKTFTMTGSAGQGGLLPRALDMIFNSVGPYQAKRFVFKPDDKNGMEVQNQVDALLERQKRDLHLAVPKTPTTRIRMDPEFGDMIRPDEACKGEGVDEDSSFSVFVSYIEIYNNYIYDLLEEVPFDPIKPKWNGGGTPLRTNTEFIPPQSKILREDQNHNMYVAGCTEVEVKSTDEAFDIFWKGQKRRRIANTQLNRESSRSHSVFIIKVAQAPLDADGDNVLQDKNQVSVAQLCLVDLAGSERTSRTRAEGSRLREAGNINQSLMTLRTCIEVLRENQMCGTNKMVPYRDSKVTHLFKNYFDGEGKVRMVVCVNPNADDYEETMLVMRFAEMTQEVEVARPVDRPICGFAAGRRQRNQAFKEELSRRLEERGGPLEGDPPATLNQLLLSLPPLPPCEILDASDDHTLPRLMEVLEARRRIRQALSEEHKKTANKLRSMLQDLDGNLNGKENFIHQQRGRLEERDRTIESQKTEIDRLEKKNKLLESKIDVLQKTTNIYQEDKRSLQHELDSRAQQLQRELSDKRRMEARMQGMVTDTKLKWEKECERRVNAKQLEMQNKLWVKDEKLKQLKAIVTETKTEKPQRPSREKDRLPAKRSASPSPVPCPSHVPQHLSPDHALLDYSHTHQRPGDHSSVPQSSRPGRRRRVRYHSPEWQVDQDEVAGDRTAAPVRPTHRRSHSAGGDRWVDHKPASNVDLDTVMQPNLPNAIKVTTPSEKALSKCDKYVLTHQEVASDGEIQTKLIKGEVFKTRGGGQAVQFTDIETLRQEAPAVPSRKRRSSEGNCAQQDERMDGDWTDTETRCSYAVERRAGSNLGPGYQHHGYQKRRKP comes from the exons ATGATGATCAGGCCTGT GCGGGGTAAAACCCCCCGGAGACCCGCTCCAAAAAAGGCCGGCAGCAGCAGCCAGAAGGACCCGGTCGGA GTGTACTGTCGAGTTCGACCTCTGAACTCTGATGAAGGTGTGGAATGCTGCATTGAGGTCATCAGCAGCAGCGCCATACAGCTGCACGCACCGGATGGACTCAAAGCCAACCGCAACGGCGAGTTtaaggag ACCCAGTACTCCTTCAAGAAGGTGTTTGGCGTCACGACGTCCCAGAAGGAGCTCTTTGAAGATGTTGCGAAGCCGCTTGTGGATGATCTCATCCATGGTAAAAATG GCCTGCTGTTCACGTACGGCGTGACGGGCAGTGGGAAGACGTTCACCATGACTGGCTCTGCTGGGCAGGGTGGACTCCTCCCTCGCGCCCTGGACATGATCTTTAACAGCGTTGGTCCATACCAGGCCAAGAGATTT GTTTTCAAGCCTGATGATAAGAACGGCATGGAGGTGCAGAACCAGGTTGACGCTCTTCTGGAGCGCCAGAAGAGGGACCTTCACTTGGCAGTGCCAAAAACTCCCACCACGAG AATTCGCATGGATCCAGAGTTTGGAGACATGATCAGGCCAGATGAGGCCTGCAAGGGCGAGGGGGTGGACGAGGACAGCAGCTTCAGCGTCTTTGTCTCCTACATCGAGATCTACAACAACTACATCTACGACCTTCTGGAGGAGGTCCCCTTTGATCCAATTAAACCCAA GTGGAACGGTGGAGGCACACCCCTCCGAACCAACACTGAGTTCAT acctCCACAGTCCAAGATTCTCCGTGAAGACCAAAACCACAACATGTACGTGGCCGGTTGTACGGAGGTGGAGGTGAAGTCCACTGACGAAGCTTTTGACATCTTCTGGAAAG GTCAGAAAAGACGTAGAATTGCCAACACTCAGCTGAACCGGGAGTCCAGTCGGTCCCACAGTGTCTTCATAATTAAAGTGGCTCAGGCCCCCCTGGACGCGGACGGGGACAACGTGCTGCAG GATAAGAACCAGGTGAGCGTCGCTCAGCTCTGCCTGGTGGACCTGGCGGGCAGCGAGCGCACCAGTCGGACCCGCGCCGAGGGCAGCCGGCTGCGCGAagcag GCAACATCAACCAGTCTCTGATGACCCTGCGCACCTGCATCGAGGTTCTCCGCGAGAACCAGATGTGCGGCACCAACAAG ATGGTGCCGTACCGCGACTCTAAAGTCACCCACCTGTTTAAGAACTATTTTGACGGCGAGGGGAAGGTGCGCATGGTCGTGTGCGTCAACCCGAACGCCGACGACTACGAGGAGACGATG CTGGTGATGCGCTTCGCCGAGATGAcgcaggaggtggaggtggcgCGACCCGTGGACCGGCCCATCTGCGGCTTCGCCGCCGGCCGCAGGCAGAGGAACCAGGCCTTCAAGGAGGAGCTGTCTCGCCGTCTGGAGGAGCGCGGTGGCCCGCTGGAAGGAG ACCCCCCCGCCACGCTGAaccagctgctgctgagccTCCCGCCGCTGCCCCCCTGCGAGATCTTGGACGCCAGCGATGACCACACCCTCCCCAGGCTGATGGAGGTGCTGGAGGCCCGGCGCAGGATCCGCCAGGCGCTGAGCGAGGAGCACAAGAAGACTG CCAACAAGCTGAGGTCCATGCTGCAGGATCTGGACGGCAACCTTAACGGCAAAGAGAACTTCATCCACCAGCAGCGAGGGAGGCTGGAGGAACGGGACAGGACCATCGAGAGCCAGAAGACCGAGATCGATCGTCTGGAGAAGAAGAATAAACTGCTGGAGTCCAAG ATCGACGTCCTGCAGAAGACCACCAACATCTACCAGGAGGACAAGCGCTCCCTGCAGCATGAGCTGGACAGCCGGGCGCAGCAGCTGCAGCGGGAGCTCTCCGACAAGAGGCGCATGGAGGCGCGCATGCAGGGCATGGTGACCGACACCAAGCTCAAGTGGGAGAAGGAGTGT GAGCGGCGCGTCAACGCCAAACAGCTGGAGATGCAGAACAAGCTGTGGGTGAAGGACGAGAAGCTGAAGCAGCTGAAGGCCATCGTCACCGAGACCAAGACTGAGAAGCCGCAGCGGCCGTCCCGCGAGAAGGACCGCCTGCCGGCCAAGAGATCCGCGTCGCCGTCGCCCGTCCCC TGTCCCAGCCACGTTCCCCAGCACCTGtcccctgaccacgccctcttAGACTACAGCCACACCCATCAGAGACCCGGAGACCACTCCTCCGTCCCGCAGAGTAGCAGGCCAGGTAGACGGAGGCGGGTCCGGTACCACAGTCCCGAGTGGCAGGTAGACCAGGACGAGGTGGCGGGTGACAGG ACCGCCGCTCCGGTGCGTCCCACGCACCGCCGCTCTCACTCCGCCGGCGGGGACCGGTGGGTCGACCATAAACCCGCCTCCAACGTGGACCTGGACACGGTCATGCAGCCCAACCTCCCCAACGCCATCAAGGTGACGACGCCCAGCGAGAAGGCGCTGTCCAAGTGTGACAAGTACGTCCTGACACATCAGGAGGTGGCGTCGGACGGCGAGATCCAGACCAAGCTGATCAAG ggTGAAGTGTTTAAAACTCGAGGCGGGGGACAGGCAGTCCAGTTCACAGACATCGAGACCCTGAGACAGGAAGCCCCCGCAGTCCCCAG CCGTAAGAGGAGGTCCTCCGAGGGCAACTGTGCTCAGCAAGACGAACGCATGGACGGAGACTGGACAGACACCGAGACCAGA TGCTCGTATGCTGTGGAGAGGAGAGCCGGGTCAAATTTGGGTCCTGGATACCAGCATCATGGCTATCAGAA GCGCCGgaagccctga